In the Candidatus Zixiibacteriota bacterium genome, one interval contains:
- a CDS encoding GNAT family N-acetyltransferase has protein sequence MPLTPGRWDDLVRLFGERGACAGCWCMWWRLKRSIWLAQKGEGNKRALKALVEQGKRPGLLAYLGKTPIGWCAVAPREEYIALEKSRILKRVDDLPVWSVVCFFIARPYRRLGVTSALLKAAVELAARNGAVAVEGYPTDPKSNQPDVFVFTGLLSAFRKAGFREVARRSPGRPIMRYLIETPGKK, from the coding sequence ATGCCCCTTACTCCGGGCCGCTGGGATGACCTGGTCAGACTATTCGGCGAGCGGGGCGCTTGCGCCGGTTGTTGGTGCATGTGGTGGCGATTAAAGCGCTCTATCTGGTTGGCTCAAAAAGGGGAAGGCAATAAAAGGGCATTGAAGGCACTTGTGGAGCAGGGCAAACGTCCCGGATTGCTGGCTTATCTGGGCAAGACGCCTATCGGCTGGTGTGCCGTCGCCCCGCGTGAGGAATATATCGCGCTTGAAAAATCCCGAATTCTAAAAAGAGTTGATGACCTTCCTGTATGGTCGGTCGTTTGCTTCTTTATCGCCAGGCCGTATCGACGTCTCGGGGTCACTTCGGCTCTGCTTAAGGCCGCCGTCGAACTGGCCGCTCGCAACGGCGCCGTCGCCGTCGAAGGTTATCCCACCGACCCCAAAAGCAATCAGCCGGACGTTTTCGTCTTTACCGGATTACTTTCCGCCTTCCGAAAAGCCGGATTCCGGGAGGTTGCTCGACGGTCTCCCGGGAGGCCTATTATGAGATATCTGATTGAAACGCCCGGAAAAAAATAA